The Georgenia sp. TF02-10 genome window below encodes:
- a CDS encoding DUF4862 family protein codes for MNESQPARPVRVVGAYAAQPEEPAERQAFLEGVLALPGVDGLELPWGEPSWAEDVALVRDVLPTGGRHVLTLVRAEGARNAQDPAFGLASPDDAGRARAVDLLRAARDTVAALTDAGLGVVAVEAHTWPSLDPAEGADAGTALGRSLAEVLQWDWSGATVVIEHCDARTSRRPWRKGLLALDLEARAVAAARGGPTDVGMAVNWGRSAIEERDPGAPERHARTLRAAGLLTGVIFSGATAGPGSYGDPWSDVHPPLRDDVPESVLDADAVAAVLAAAGDGLVYDGVKVAARPPHTSVRQRLDLIQRVLTAMDR; via the coding sequence GTGAACGAGAGCCAGCCGGCACGTCCGGTCCGCGTCGTCGGCGCGTACGCGGCGCAGCCCGAGGAGCCGGCAGAGCGCCAGGCCTTCCTGGAGGGGGTGCTCGCGCTGCCCGGCGTGGACGGCCTGGAGCTTCCCTGGGGCGAGCCCTCGTGGGCCGAGGACGTCGCCCTCGTCCGCGACGTCCTGCCCACGGGAGGCCGGCACGTACTCACCCTCGTCCGCGCCGAGGGGGCCCGCAACGCCCAGGACCCCGCCTTCGGGCTCGCGTCCCCGGACGACGCCGGCCGGGCCCGCGCCGTGGACCTGCTCCGTGCCGCCCGGGACACGGTGGCGGCGCTGACCGACGCCGGGCTGGGCGTCGTGGCCGTCGAGGCCCACACCTGGCCGTCGCTGGACCCGGCCGAGGGGGCGGACGCGGGCACCGCGCTCGGCAGGTCGCTGGCGGAGGTCCTGCAGTGGGACTGGTCCGGCGCGACCGTGGTGATCGAGCACTGCGACGCCCGCACGTCCCGCCGCCCCTGGCGGAAGGGACTCCTGGCCCTCGACCTCGAGGCGCGCGCCGTCGCCGCCGCGCGCGGCGGCCCCACCGACGTCGGCATGGCGGTCAACTGGGGGCGCTCCGCGATCGAGGAGCGCGACCCCGGCGCGCCCGAGCGGCACGCACGCACGCTGCGGGCGGCGGGTCTGCTCACCGGGGTGATCTTCTCCGGCGCCACGGCCGGGCCTGGCTCCTACGGCGACCCCTGGTCGGACGTCCACCCCCCGCTCCGGGACGACGTCCCGGAGTCGGTGCTGGACGCGGACGCCGTCGCCGCCGTCCTCGCCGCGGCCGGTGACGGGCTCGTCTACGACGGCGTGAAGGTGGCCGCGCGCCCGCCGCACACCTCGGTCCGGCAGCGGCTCGACCTCATCCAGCGCGTGCTCACCGCCATGGACCGGTGA
- a CDS encoding MFS transporter, whose translation MTSQQSQPAEDPPVDQANVRRAALGGLVGTALEQYDFVIYGTAAAIIFNTLFFPDVSPAVGVIASLGAYAVGFAARPLGGLFFSRFGDRLGRKWVLVSTLFLMGIATFAIGLLPTYEQVGILAPILLVLCRFLQGFGAGAEQAGGVTLLAETARRSQRGLYSSLVFVGAALGSVIGALAWILAQRLPDDALESYGWRLVFFSSIFVTIAAYILRRKLNESPVFQETKKARIGKADTPIGDVLRNGRPSLLRVFFINMGSNGQSYIYQVFMGSYLVTWLGVEADFIPQILLLGGIGACFAAVAAGRATDLVGRKPVMLAVLIFLFLFPIPAFMMIDTRSPVLIGLVVVIGFMVAGYGTVGSQGAFYAEMFGSRYRYAGISLAREFSSVFGGGIAPLVSSALITWASGSWWPVAAYMMVMIGLSIIATLLSPETRGRDLHLEADAVDKRRAVPAGPSTET comes from the coding sequence ATGACCTCCCAGCAGTCCCAGCCGGCGGAGGACCCGCCCGTCGACCAGGCCAACGTGCGGCGCGCCGCGCTCGGCGGTCTCGTCGGCACCGCGCTGGAGCAGTACGACTTCGTCATCTACGGCACCGCCGCGGCGATCATCTTCAACACGCTGTTCTTCCCCGACGTCTCCCCGGCGGTCGGCGTGATCGCCTCCCTCGGCGCGTACGCCGTCGGCTTCGCCGCCCGGCCGCTGGGCGGCCTGTTCTTCTCCCGCTTCGGCGACCGGCTCGGGCGCAAGTGGGTGCTGGTGTCCACCCTCTTCCTCATGGGCATCGCGACCTTCGCGATCGGCCTGCTGCCCACCTACGAGCAGGTCGGGATCCTCGCCCCCATCCTCCTGGTGCTGTGCCGGTTCCTGCAGGGCTTCGGCGCCGGGGCCGAGCAGGCCGGCGGGGTGACCCTGCTGGCCGAGACCGCCCGCCGCTCCCAGCGCGGGCTCTACTCCTCGCTGGTGTTCGTCGGCGCGGCCCTCGGCTCCGTCATCGGCGCGCTGGCCTGGATCCTCGCCCAGCGGCTGCCCGACGACGCGCTCGAGTCCTACGGGTGGCGCCTGGTCTTCTTCTCCTCCATCTTCGTGACGATCGCGGCCTACATCCTGCGGCGCAAGCTCAACGAGTCGCCGGTGTTCCAGGAGACCAAGAAGGCGCGCATCGGCAAGGCGGACACCCCCATCGGGGACGTGCTCAGGAACGGCCGGCCGAGCCTGCTCCGGGTGTTCTTCATCAACATGGGCTCCAACGGGCAGAGCTACATCTACCAGGTGTTCATGGGCAGCTATCTCGTGACCTGGCTGGGCGTGGAGGCCGACTTCATCCCCCAGATCCTGCTCCTCGGCGGCATCGGCGCCTGCTTCGCCGCCGTCGCCGCCGGCAGGGCCACCGACCTGGTCGGCCGCAAGCCCGTCATGCTCGCGGTGCTGATCTTCCTGTTCCTCTTCCCGATCCCCGCGTTCATGATGATCGACACCCGGAGCCCGGTCCTGATCGGCCTGGTCGTCGTCATCGGGTTCATGGTGGCCGGGTACGGCACGGTCGGCAGCCAGGGCGCCTTCTACGCCGAGATGTTCGGCTCGCGCTACCGCTACGCCGGCATCTCCCTCGCCCGGGAGTTCTCCTCGGTCTTCGGTGGCGGCATCGCCCCGCTGGTCTCCTCGGCGCTGATCACCTGGGCGTCGGGCAGCTGGTGGCCCGTGGCCGCCTACATGATGGTCATGATCGGCCTGTCGATCATCGCGACGCTGCTCTCGCCGGAGACCCGCGGCCGCGACCTGCACCTGGAGGCGGACGCCGTCGACAAACGGCGCGCCGTGCCGGCCGGTCCCTCCACCGAGACCTGA
- the icmF gene encoding fused isobutyryl-CoA mutase/GTPase IcmF yields MSNDGLEQRPGTTAVFSPGGSAPPGPHLHARAGGVAAVAPTHERTETRAPTAPQDRAAPTASAPTTGPDAAGGLHVPVHPVRVVTASSLFDGHDAAINIMRRILQAQGCEVIHLGHNRSVAEVVAAAVEEDVQAVAVSSYQGGHLEYFGYLAAELRRQGCGHVRVFGGGGGTIVPAEIAELAAVGVTIFSPADGQRLGLPGMVNQIVRAADVDPVTQGGPLTDLAGLRAGDRRALARALTALEAGRLPAALRRELREAAAARRAPVLGITGTGGSGKSSLTDELLRRLRLDSGDAARVAVLAVDPTRRRGGGALLGDRIRMNALDGDHLFLRSLATRGATGEVPPYLDDLVAAAQAWGADLVVVETPGIGQGDAGIVEHVDVPVYVMTPEFGAATQLEKIDMLDAADVVVINKFDRRGAEDALRDVRRQVARNRLQFAADPADLPVFGTVASRFHDDGVTALYQHLRTALAARGLDVPAGRLPAVTTKVSTQVAPLVPGARERYLAEAAEAVRAYHRRTAEQAAVARTRQRLAAARDVLAGRGAPTADLEDAVADHPLADDAAALLTAWPAQADAAAALEPGTTLSGIAVPRLALPRLHDDGDLLTWLRAEHLPGHFPYTAGVFPRRRTDEHPTRMFAGEGEPARTNRRFHLLAAGQPAARLSTAFDSVTLYGAEPAEQPDVYGKVGNAGVSVATVEDVRDLYAGFDLCAPTTSVSMTINGPAPAILAMFLTVAVDQRLAAAEAERGRPLTEEEVAQTRAAALRTVRGTVQADILKEDQGQNTCIFSTDFALGLMADVQEWFIAHDVRRFYSVSISGYHIAEAGANPLTQLAFTLANGLTYVEAYRARGMAVDDFAPNLSFFFSNGMDPEYSVLGRVARRVWAITMRERYGANERSQRLKYHVQTSGRSLHAQEMAFNDIRTTLQALLALNDSANSLHTNAYDEAVTTPTEESVRRALAIQLILTSEWGLSLNENPNQGSFVLAELTALVEEAVLAELDRLSARGGVLGAMETGYQRGRIQDESLLYEQRKHDGSLPIVGVNTFLPPERAGSGDGASAAADGGGPGDGGGSGGDGRAAAPDGARGGAASTPALARSTEEEKQRQIARLRDFQARHAAEAPAALDRLRSAALAGENVFDVLMDVVRVCSLGQITQALYEVGGRYRRSM; encoded by the coding sequence ATGTCCAACGACGGGCTGGAGCAGCGTCCCGGTACGACCGCCGTCTTCTCGCCCGGGGGTAGCGCACCCCCGGGCCCGCACCTGCACGCCCGGGCCGGCGGCGTCGCCGCGGTCGCGCCCACCCACGAGCGCACCGAGACCAGGGCCCCAACTGCCCCCCAGGACCGCGCCGCGCCCACGGCCTCGGCACCGACCACCGGCCCGGACGCGGCCGGCGGCCTGCACGTCCCCGTCCACCCGGTGCGCGTGGTCACGGCCTCCAGCCTGTTCGACGGCCACGACGCCGCCATCAACATCATGCGCCGCATCCTGCAGGCCCAGGGCTGCGAGGTGATCCACCTCGGGCACAACCGGTCGGTCGCGGAGGTGGTGGCCGCCGCCGTCGAGGAGGACGTCCAGGCGGTCGCCGTCTCCTCCTACCAGGGCGGGCACCTGGAGTACTTCGGCTACCTCGCCGCGGAGCTGCGGCGCCAGGGGTGCGGGCACGTGCGGGTCTTCGGTGGTGGCGGCGGCACGATCGTGCCGGCCGAGATCGCCGAGCTCGCCGCCGTCGGCGTCACCATCTTCTCCCCGGCGGACGGCCAGCGCCTCGGCCTGCCCGGCATGGTCAACCAGATCGTCCGGGCCGCCGACGTCGACCCGGTCACCCAGGGCGGGCCGCTGACCGACCTCGCCGGCCTGCGCGCCGGGGACCGCCGCGCCCTCGCCCGCGCGCTGACCGCCCTGGAGGCCGGCCGCCTGCCGGCCGCGCTCCGCCGCGAGCTGCGCGAGGCCGCCGCCGCCCGCCGGGCCCCCGTGCTGGGCATCACCGGCACCGGCGGGTCCGGCAAGTCCTCCCTCACCGACGAGTTGCTCCGCCGCCTCCGCCTGGACAGCGGGGACGCCGCCCGCGTCGCCGTCCTCGCTGTGGACCCCACCCGCCGCCGCGGCGGCGGGGCGCTGCTCGGGGACCGGATCCGGATGAACGCCCTCGACGGCGACCACCTCTTCCTCCGCTCCCTCGCCACCCGCGGCGCCACCGGGGAGGTGCCGCCCTACCTGGACGACCTCGTCGCCGCCGCCCAGGCCTGGGGCGCGGACCTCGTCGTCGTGGAGACCCCGGGCATCGGGCAGGGCGACGCCGGCATCGTCGAGCACGTCGACGTCCCGGTCTACGTCATGACCCCGGAGTTCGGCGCCGCCACCCAGCTCGAGAAGATCGACATGCTCGACGCCGCCGACGTCGTGGTCATCAACAAGTTCGACCGGCGCGGCGCCGAGGACGCGCTGCGGGACGTGCGCCGGCAGGTCGCCCGTAACCGGCTGCAGTTCGCCGCGGACCCGGCCGACCTGCCGGTCTTCGGCACCGTCGCCTCCCGGTTCCACGACGACGGCGTCACCGCCCTGTACCAGCACCTGCGCACCGCCCTGGCCGCCCGCGGGCTGGACGTGCCCGCCGGCCGGCTGCCCGCGGTGACCACCAAGGTCTCCACCCAGGTCGCCCCGCTCGTCCCCGGCGCCCGCGAGCGCTACCTCGCCGAGGCGGCCGAGGCCGTGCGGGCCTACCACCGGCGCACCGCCGAGCAGGCCGCCGTCGCCCGCACCCGCCAGCGCCTGGCCGCCGCCCGGGACGTGCTGGCCGGGCGCGGTGCGCCGACGGCGGACCTGGAGGACGCCGTCGCCGACCACCCGCTGGCCGACGACGCCGCCGCGCTGCTCACCGCCTGGCCCGCCCAGGCCGACGCCGCCGCGGCCCTGGAGCCGGGAACCACGCTGTCCGGCATCGCCGTGCCCCGCCTGGCCCTGCCCCGGCTGCACGACGACGGCGACCTGCTCACCTGGCTGCGCGCGGAGCACCTGCCCGGCCACTTCCCCTACACCGCCGGGGTCTTCCCGCGCCGGCGCACCGACGAGCACCCCACCCGGATGTTCGCCGGGGAGGGGGAGCCGGCCCGGACCAACCGCCGCTTCCACCTGCTCGCCGCCGGCCAGCCGGCCGCCCGGCTGTCCACCGCGTTCGACTCGGTCACCCTCTACGGCGCCGAGCCGGCCGAGCAGCCGGACGTCTACGGCAAGGTCGGCAACGCCGGCGTCTCGGTGGCCACCGTGGAGGACGTGCGGGACCTGTACGCCGGGTTCGACCTGTGCGCCCCGACCACCTCGGTGTCGATGACCATCAACGGGCCGGCGCCGGCGATCCTGGCCATGTTCCTCACCGTCGCCGTCGACCAGCGCCTCGCCGCCGCCGAGGCCGAGCGGGGCCGGCCGCTGACCGAGGAGGAGGTGGCGCAGACCCGCGCGGCGGCGCTGCGCACCGTCCGCGGCACCGTCCAGGCGGACATCCTCAAGGAGGACCAGGGGCAGAACACCTGCATCTTCTCCACCGACTTCGCCCTCGGGCTGATGGCGGACGTGCAGGAGTGGTTCATCGCCCACGACGTGCGGCGGTTCTACTCGGTGTCGATCAGCGGCTACCACATCGCCGAGGCGGGGGCGAACCCCCTCACCCAGCTCGCCTTCACCCTGGCGAACGGGCTGACCTACGTGGAGGCCTACCGCGCCCGCGGGATGGCGGTGGACGACTTCGCCCCGAACCTGTCGTTCTTCTTCTCCAACGGGATGGACCCGGAGTACTCGGTGCTGGGCCGGGTGGCCCGGCGGGTGTGGGCGATCACCATGCGGGAGCGCTACGGCGCGAACGAGCGCAGCCAGCGGCTGAAGTACCACGTGCAGACCTCCGGCCGGTCGCTGCACGCCCAGGAGATGGCGTTCAACGACATCCGCACCACCCTGCAGGCGCTGCTCGCCCTGAACGACTCCGCCAATTCCCTGCACACCAACGCCTACGACGAGGCGGTGACCACGCCCACCGAGGAGTCGGTGCGCCGGGCGCTGGCGATCCAGCTCATCCTCACCAGCGAGTGGGGGCTGTCGCTGAACGAGAACCCCAACCAGGGCTCCTTCGTCCTGGCCGAGCTCACCGCGCTGGTGGAGGAGGCGGTGCTGGCCGAGCTCGACCGGCTCTCCGCCCGCGGCGGCGTCCTCGGCGCGATGGAGACCGGGTACCAGCGGGGCAGGATCCAGGACGAGTCGCTGCTGTACGAGCAGCGCAAGCACGACGGGTCGCTGCCCATCGTCGGGGTCAACACCTTCCTGCCGCCGGAGCGGGCGGGGTCCGGGGACGGTGCGTCCGCGGCGGCCGACGGCGGTGGGCCGGGCGACGGCGGCGGGTCGGGCGGGGACGGCCGTGCCGCGGCTCCCGACGGCGCCCGTGGCGGTGCCGCCTCGACGCCGGCCCTCGCCCGGTCGACCGAGGAGGAGAAGCAGCGGCAGATCGCGCGGCTGCGGGACTTCCAGGCCCGCCACGCCGCCGAGGCGCCGGCCGCCCTGGACCGGCTGCGGTCGGCGGCCCTGGCCGGGGAGAACGTCTTCGACGTGCTGATGGACGTCGTGCGGGTGTGCTCGCTCGGCCAGATCACCCAGGCGTTGTACGAGGTCGGCGGCCGCTACCGGCGCTCGATGTGA
- a CDS encoding antitoxin Xre/MbcA/ParS toxin-binding domain-containing protein, whose translation MSDLIAALGLTQDEIGSIVDASARSVSRWSRGEAVPQRLNKQRLVELAYVAEALTEVLPAEEANLWMFTPNRLLGHDTPADRIRAGAYKDVLDLIDAVADGVLM comes from the coding sequence GTGAGCGACCTCATCGCCGCCCTTGGGCTCACGCAAGACGAGATCGGCTCCATCGTTGACGCCTCCGCCCGGTCGGTGTCGCGCTGGTCCAGGGGTGAAGCTGTCCCACAGCGGCTGAACAAGCAGCGGCTGGTCGAGCTTGCCTACGTCGCCGAAGCCCTCACCGAGGTGCTGCCGGCGGAGGAGGCGAACCTGTGGATGTTCACCCCCAACCGCCTGCTCGGGCACGACACCCCTGCTGACCGGATCCGGGCCGGGGCCTATAAGGACGTGCTCGATCTGATCGATGCGGTTGCTGACGGCGTGTTGATGTGA
- a CDS encoding type II toxin-antitoxin system CcdA family antitoxin: MPKVSVYLPDELYRRARERNISLSAVAREAIERAVRTSETDDWVARELARPVRAERQVDLASLMDEVREEFGR; encoded by the coding sequence ATGCCGAAGGTGAGTGTCTACCTCCCGGACGAGCTCTACCGCCGGGCCCGCGAGCGCAACATCTCCCTGTCGGCCGTGGCGCGGGAAGCCATCGAGCGGGCGGTGAGGACGTCGGAGACCGACGACTGGGTCGCCCGGGAGCTCGCCCGACCCGTCCGGGCCGAGCGCCAGGTCGACCTCGCGAGCCTCATGGACGAGGTCAGGGAGGAGTTCGGCAGGTGA
- a CDS encoding heavy metal translocating P-type ATPase: protein MTAKHYPNSPTEDPAGSSPPGELTGRQGGSVAHRAGEVDGAAGDRAGHENHDVHAGHHDRAGHDVHAGPDGHGHQDHAGHAGHGGHAGHAGHEGHAGHVEQFRRLFWIMLALAVPTVVLSPMFASILGYDLPDVPGLGAVSPVLGTVIYVWGGRPFLTGAVSEARSRAPGMMLLIGMAITVAFVASWGASLGLLPHDLDYWWELALLVVIMLLGHWVEMRSLAQTSSALGSLAALLPDEAEKVDGDATVTVPPAQLTLGDVVVVRPGGRVPADGEVVAGGAAVDESMITGESTPVRRQVGDHVVAGTVATDSALRVRITAVGEDTALAGIQRLVSQAQSSATRAQRLADRAAGWLFWFALGAAVLTLLAWSVLGTPEQAWTRVITVLVIACPHALGLAIPLVVSIATERAARGGVLVTDRMALEQMRTVDTVVFDKTGTLTLGRPALTHLAPADGRPDADVLALAAAVERDSEHPLARAIRDAAADRGLDVPPSTDFSADPGAGVHATVDGRAVAVGGPGLLTARHLVPLPASEGWADEGATVLHVVDGDEVVGALALADEVRPESREAVQALHALGVQVVMITGDAKPVARAVADELGIDQVLAEVRPEHKSEQVSALQQRGRRVAMVGDGVNDAPALAQADVGIAIGAGTDVAIASAGVILASDDPRSVLSVIELSRAAYRKMKQNLWWAAGYNLVAVPLAAGVLAPVGFVMPMALGALLMSLSTVVVALNAQLLRRIDLSPQAGVAAALGRRPAPDARRAEAEPVAQRG from the coding sequence ATGACCGCGAAGCACTACCCGAACTCCCCCACCGAGGACCCTGCCGGCTCCTCGCCACCCGGCGAGCTGACCGGGCGGCAGGGCGGGTCGGTGGCCCACCGCGCCGGGGAGGTCGACGGCGCGGCCGGGGACCGCGCCGGGCACGAGAACCACGATGTCCACGCCGGGCACCACGACCGTGCCGGGCACGATGTCCACGCCGGGCCCGACGGCCACGGCCACCAGGACCACGCCGGGCATGCCGGGCACGGGGGCCACGCCGGGCACGCCGGGCACGAGGGCCACGCCGGGCACGTCGAGCAGTTCCGGCGGCTGTTCTGGATCATGCTCGCCCTCGCGGTGCCCACCGTGGTGCTCAGCCCGATGTTCGCGTCGATCCTCGGCTACGACCTGCCCGACGTCCCCGGCCTCGGCGCGGTGTCCCCCGTGCTCGGCACGGTGATCTACGTCTGGGGCGGGCGCCCGTTCCTCACCGGGGCGGTCAGCGAGGCCCGCAGCCGCGCGCCGGGGATGATGCTGCTCATCGGCATGGCGATCACGGTCGCCTTCGTCGCCTCCTGGGGCGCCAGCCTCGGCCTGCTCCCCCACGACCTGGACTACTGGTGGGAGCTCGCCCTCCTCGTCGTCATCATGCTGCTCGGCCACTGGGTCGAGATGCGCTCCCTCGCCCAGACCTCCTCCGCCCTGGGCTCGCTCGCGGCCCTGCTGCCGGACGAGGCGGAGAAGGTCGACGGCGACGCCACCGTGACCGTCCCGCCGGCCCAGCTCACGCTCGGCGACGTCGTCGTCGTCCGCCCCGGCGGGCGCGTGCCCGCCGACGGCGAGGTGGTCGCGGGCGGCGCCGCCGTCGACGAGTCGATGATCACCGGGGAGTCCACCCCGGTGCGCCGGCAGGTGGGCGACCACGTCGTCGCCGGCACCGTGGCCACCGACAGCGCGCTGCGGGTGCGGATCACCGCCGTCGGCGAGGACACCGCCCTGGCCGGCATCCAGCGCCTGGTGTCCCAGGCGCAGTCCTCCGCCACCCGCGCCCAGCGGCTGGCCGACCGGGCGGCCGGCTGGCTCTTCTGGTTCGCCCTCGGCGCCGCGGTCCTCACCCTCCTGGCCTGGTCCGTCCTCGGCACCCCCGAGCAGGCCTGGACCCGCGTCATCACCGTCCTGGTCATCGCCTGCCCGCACGCCCTCGGCCTGGCCATCCCGCTCGTGGTCTCGATCGCGACCGAGCGCGCCGCCCGGGGCGGGGTGCTGGTCACCGACCGGATGGCGCTGGAGCAGATGCGCACGGTGGACACGGTGGTCTTCGACAAGACCGGCACGCTGACCCTCGGCCGGCCGGCCCTCACCCACCTCGCTCCCGCCGACGGGCGGCCCGACGCGGACGTGCTGGCCCTGGCGGCCGCCGTCGAGCGCGACAGCGAGCACCCGCTGGCCCGGGCCATCCGCGACGCCGCCGCCGACCGCGGCCTGGACGTCCCGCCGTCGACCGACTTCTCGGCCGACCCCGGCGCCGGCGTGCACGCCACCGTGGACGGGCGGGCCGTGGCCGTCGGCGGCCCCGGGCTGCTAACCGCCCGCCACCTCGTCCCGCTGCCGGCGAGCGAGGGCTGGGCGGACGAGGGCGCCACCGTGCTGCACGTCGTCGACGGCGACGAGGTGGTCGGCGCGCTCGCGCTGGCCGACGAGGTCCGGCCGGAGTCGCGGGAGGCGGTTCAGGCCCTGCACGCCCTGGGCGTGCAGGTCGTGATGATCACCGGGGACGCGAAGCCGGTGGCCCGGGCGGTCGCCGACGAGCTCGGCATCGACCAGGTCCTCGCCGAGGTGCGGCCGGAGCACAAGAGCGAGCAGGTCAGCGCGCTGCAGCAGCGGGGCCGGCGGGTGGCGATGGTCGGCGACGGCGTCAACGACGCCCCGGCGCTGGCGCAGGCCGACGTCGGGATCGCCATCGGCGCCGGCACCGACGTAGCGATCGCCTCGGCCGGGGTCATCCTCGCCTCGGACGACCCGCGCTCGGTGCTGTCCGTCATCGAGCTCTCCCGGGCGGCCTACCGGAAGATGAAGCAGAACCTGTGGTGGGCGGCGGGGTACAACCTGGTGGCCGTCCCGCTGGCCGCCGGTGTGCTGGCCCCGGTCGGGTTCGTGATGCCGATGGCGCTCGGCGCGCTGCTCATGTCGCTGTCCACCGTGGTCGTCGCCCTGAACGCCCAGCTGCTCCGCCGGATCGACCTGAGCCCGCAGGCTGGCGTCGCGGCGGCGCTGGGCCGGCGGCCGGCGCCGGACGCCCGCCGGGCGGAGGCCGAGCCGGTGGCCCAGCGGGGCTGA